One region of Paenibacillus polymyxa M1 genomic DNA includes:
- a CDS encoding YutD family protein, with the protein MFQIGGKNYEVLQDHKNGWNPEAFRDRYSEVLDRYDYIIGDWGYNQLRLKGFYREGHPKANKDTSIVVLDDYINEYCNFGCAYFVLQKSREVENKNGTSDDFVPPDIQQLVDAQREQAGTLDSEERQEVSQPSAGQTEWPQPQQDSAATEESRVEQPSEAREPRELQRREPKDAQEVRERQPREARESRPSREGREGNRQREARDSRQPREPREAKDGRSSGEGQQAREPRRQRNPQGNFDKKESRGPRYDRQPKENREGRQVRVSREPEGQRQKNKTFTSPQQNGS; encoded by the coding sequence TTGTTTCAAATCGGTGGTAAAAACTATGAAGTGTTGCAGGATCACAAGAACGGGTGGAATCCCGAAGCCTTTCGTGATCGATATAGTGAAGTGTTGGATCGCTATGATTACATTATTGGCGATTGGGGTTACAATCAGCTTCGTCTGAAGGGGTTTTATCGAGAGGGGCACCCCAAAGCCAATAAGGATACATCCATTGTGGTATTGGACGATTATATTAATGAATACTGCAATTTTGGCTGTGCCTATTTTGTGCTGCAAAAAAGCCGTGAAGTTGAAAATAAGAACGGCACCAGTGATGACTTCGTTCCTCCCGACATCCAGCAGTTGGTAGATGCTCAAAGGGAACAAGCGGGAACGTTAGATTCCGAAGAGCGCCAAGAGGTATCGCAGCCTTCAGCTGGACAAACGGAATGGCCGCAACCACAGCAGGATTCCGCAGCTACAGAGGAGTCACGAGTGGAACAGCCTTCAGAAGCCCGTGAACCACGCGAGTTGCAACGTAGGGAACCGAAGGATGCTCAGGAAGTGCGTGAACGACAGCCACGTGAAGCTCGCGAAAGTCGGCCATCCAGAGAAGGACGTGAAGGAAATCGGCAGCGTGAAGCACGTGATTCGCGCCAGCCAAGAGAACCGCGTGAAGCAAAAGATGGGCGAAGTTCGGGGGAAGGGCAGCAAGCCCGTGAACCACGTAGGCAGCGCAATCCGCAAGGAAATTTCGATAAAAAAGAATCGCGTGGGCCACGCTATGATCGCCAGCCCAAGGAAAATCGGGAGGGACGGCAAGTTCGTGTCTCGCGTGAACCCGAGGGCCAGCGTCAAAAAAATAAAACATTCACATCTCCACAACAAAACGGTTCCTGA
- the lipA gene encoding lipoyl synthase — MSKKVKEAKPDWIRIKLTTGDNYQEIKSMMRSKTLHTVCEEARCPNIYECWANRTATFMILGDICTRACRFCAVNTGMPTELDLQEPERVAEAAENMNLKHCVVTSVARDDLKDGGATIFAETVRAIRRRLPFCSVEVLIPDFMGDIESLRIVMDAKPDILNHNIETVERMSDKVRAKAKYHRSLELLQRAKQLNPAIPTKSSIMLGVGEEWDEIIQTMDDLRKVDCDIMTIGQYLQPSEKHLYVQKYYPPEDFAKLKEEGLQRGFSHVESGPMVRSSYQAHEQVKSAAQHKEESALSQV; from the coding sequence TTGTCTAAAAAAGTGAAGGAAGCTAAGCCCGACTGGATTCGTATTAAACTTACGACAGGCGATAACTATCAGGAAATCAAGAGCATGATGCGTTCCAAGACATTACATACCGTATGTGAGGAGGCACGGTGCCCTAATATATATGAATGCTGGGCCAACAGGACAGCTACATTTATGATTTTGGGTGATATTTGTACGCGTGCGTGTCGTTTTTGCGCAGTAAATACGGGAATGCCTACGGAACTGGACTTGCAGGAGCCTGAACGCGTCGCGGAAGCGGCTGAGAACATGAATCTAAAGCACTGTGTCGTAACCAGTGTGGCACGTGATGATTTGAAAGATGGGGGCGCTACAATATTTGCAGAAACGGTTCGTGCGATTCGCCGCCGATTGCCTTTTTGCAGTGTAGAAGTATTGATTCCCGATTTTATGGGCGATATTGAGTCGCTGCGAATTGTCATGGATGCCAAGCCAGATATTCTCAATCATAATATTGAAACAGTGGAACGCATGTCCGACAAGGTTCGGGCTAAAGCGAAATACCATCGCTCTCTGGAGCTGCTTCAACGTGCAAAACAATTAAATCCGGCGATCCCAACGAAATCAAGCATCATGTTAGGTGTCGGAGAAGAGTGGGACGAGATCATACAAACCATGGATGATCTGCGCAAAGTCGATTGTGACATTATGACAATTGGTCAATACTTGCAGCCGTCCGAGAAACATTTATATGTGCAAAAATATTATCCACCGGAAGATTTTGCGAAGTTAAAGGAAGAGGGATTACAGCGAGGATTCAGCCACGTCGAATCCGGTCCGATGGTCCGCAGCTCCTACCAAGCGCATGAGCAGGTGAAGTCGGCCGCTCAGCATAAGGAAGAAAGCGCCCTTTCGCAGGTTTGA
- a CDS encoding M23 family metallopeptidase, whose product MPYPTRAVRAVRLLSLLLCATTLTTACPLPAHASAEHTKSSSAGNNLTANIDASHASSSLYTSRLALYHSIEALTGVPWYRLAAIDQYERTLTVAHPKDRKHAERIIGIFVTGPVWSGLLNPDSEDQNPRSIELFSGLGQDGSGDGIADRNNDKDLLFSIASYLGKYGNSEDEFGIAVWEYYHNSRSVQRVQQFAKLYQTYGKLDLVSQAFPLPLGSIYSYRSTWGSRRSWGGYRIHEGTDLFAGYGVPVRSTCYGVVEMKGWNPFGGWRIGIRDLNNRYHYYAHLSGFDKTVHNGDIVKPGQTVGWVGSSGYGKPGTQGKFPPHLHYGIYRDNGWTDWSFDPYPLLRQWEQSERKALKSGKTKGTSS is encoded by the coding sequence GTGCCTTACCCTACGCGGGCAGTCCGCGCTGTTCGTCTGTTATCGCTGCTGTTGTGCGCTACTACACTGACAACGGCTTGTCCGCTTCCTGCTCATGCCTCTGCAGAGCACACAAAGTCCTCGTCAGCCGGAAATAACCTGACAGCAAATATCGATGCTTCACACGCTTCGTCTTCATTGTATACGTCCAGACTTGCTTTATATCACTCCATCGAAGCCCTGACAGGAGTCCCTTGGTACAGACTGGCTGCCATCGACCAGTACGAACGCACACTTACGGTGGCCCATCCCAAGGATCGCAAGCATGCGGAACGGATCATAGGTATTTTTGTGACAGGACCAGTATGGTCCGGTCTGTTGAACCCTGATTCCGAGGATCAAAATCCACGTTCCATTGAACTATTTTCCGGGCTGGGACAAGACGGCTCAGGCGATGGAATCGCTGACCGCAATAATGACAAGGATTTGCTGTTCAGCATCGCTTCTTATCTCGGAAAGTATGGAAATAGCGAGGATGAATTTGGTATTGCCGTGTGGGAATATTACCATAACAGCCGCTCGGTTCAAAGAGTTCAGCAGTTTGCCAAGCTGTATCAGACGTATGGCAAGCTTGATCTGGTCAGTCAAGCTTTTCCGCTGCCTCTAGGCAGCATTTATAGCTACCGCAGCACTTGGGGAAGCCGTCGCAGCTGGGGCGGCTACCGTATACACGAAGGGACTGACCTGTTTGCAGGCTACGGAGTTCCGGTTCGCAGCACCTGCTACGGTGTGGTTGAAATGAAAGGCTGGAATCCCTTCGGAGGCTGGCGAATCGGTATTCGTGATCTCAACAACCGCTATCACTACTATGCACACCTTTCCGGCTTTGATAAAACCGTTCATAACGGAGACATCGTCAAGCCTGGTCAGACGGTTGGCTGGGTCGGAAGCTCGGGCTATGGAAAACCGGGTACCCAAGGCAAGTTTCCACCACATCTGCACTATGGTATATACCGGGACAATGGCTGGACAGACTGGTCCTTTGACCCATATCCGTTATTGAGACAGTGGGAGCAGAGCGAACGTAAAGCGCTAAAATCAGGAAAAACCAAAGGGACCTCCTCATAG
- the yunB gene encoding sporulation protein YunB, whose protein sequence is MWLIVALALLVGIVQVAAYVEQHLKPPMMHLAKVRVKQMATEAINSAITAQVEQGKTADNLIEWRTDTQGRTSGFVLNYAEHMRITSDTLKAVKATMDSMSHFDESVPIGQALGSPLLAAYGPKVPLKVEPHGAIKVDLNTRQQDAGINMILVEVYIRITTEVSVVIPFEMQPQIVETEIPVSYLLVVGNVPMYYYDNQGKPVGKNGATAPQLALPSHSIESSGAVDSSIESVPEIQEEPNSLRQSPTP, encoded by the coding sequence ATGTGGCTCATTGTGGCATTGGCGCTGCTGGTAGGAATCGTACAGGTGGCCGCTTATGTGGAACAGCATTTGAAGCCGCCCATGATGCATCTGGCTAAAGTGCGGGTCAAACAAATGGCGACGGAGGCAATTAATTCAGCAATTACTGCGCAGGTAGAGCAGGGGAAGACTGCTGATAATTTGATCGAATGGAGAACGGATACACAAGGGAGAACCTCTGGATTTGTTCTAAATTATGCGGAGCATATGAGAATTACGTCAGACACACTCAAAGCAGTCAAGGCAACGATGGACAGTATGAGTCATTTTGACGAGAGCGTTCCGATTGGTCAGGCATTGGGGAGTCCGCTCCTGGCAGCTTATGGACCCAAGGTCCCTCTAAAGGTGGAGCCGCATGGAGCAATCAAGGTGGATTTAAATACACGTCAGCAGGATGCGGGCATAAACATGATCTTGGTGGAAGTGTACATTCGAATTACAACGGAAGTGTCTGTGGTTATACCGTTTGAGATGCAACCTCAGATTGTGGAGACGGAAATCCCGGTTTCTTATCTGTTGGTGGTGGGCAACGTCCCGATGTACTACTATGACAATCAGGGTAAACCTGTCGGCAAAAATGGTGCAACCGCTCCGCAGTTGGCACTGCCTTCCCATTCTATAGAGAGTAGCGGCGCTGTAGATTCCAGCATAGAAAGTGTTCCAGAGATACAGGAAGAACCCAATTCCCTCAGGCAGTCTCCAACGCCATAA
- a CDS encoding aldo/keto reductase, giving the protein MAEQVRIGKTDLYVKPIGLGANKVGGHNLFSGLNNETGKEVVRTALDNGINFLDTAFIYGPEHSERLIGEVLKERGKREEAVIATKGAHKFVNGEVVFDNSPAFLRESVESSLKRLQTDYIDLFYIHFPDEATPKAEAVGELKKLKDEGKIKAIGVSNFTIEQLKDANSDGYVDVLQSHYNLLQREAEKDLLPYTKENGISFVPYFPLASGLLGGKYTKDMTFTDIRAKDPLFQGDAFARNLDKVEQVREIANALNAEVAHVVLAWYLTRDSIDALIPGAKGPEQVLANLKTLNVQLSQADIEKIDHIFK; this is encoded by the coding sequence TTGGCAGAGCAAGTGCGTATTGGCAAAACAGATTTATATGTAAAACCAATCGGTTTGGGTGCGAATAAGGTAGGAGGACATAATCTTTTTTCCGGTTTGAACAATGAAACGGGCAAAGAAGTCGTTCGCACAGCTTTGGATAACGGCATCAACTTCCTGGATACAGCTTTTATTTATGGGCCTGAGCACTCAGAGCGGTTGATCGGTGAGGTACTTAAAGAGCGCGGCAAACGTGAGGAAGCTGTCATAGCGACCAAGGGAGCACATAAGTTTGTGAACGGAGAGGTTGTTTTTGACAACTCGCCTGCTTTTTTACGTGAATCCGTCGAATCCAGTCTGAAAAGATTGCAAACAGATTATATTGATCTGTTCTATATTCATTTCCCAGATGAAGCTACACCGAAGGCAGAAGCAGTCGGAGAACTGAAGAAGCTCAAAGACGAAGGTAAAATTAAGGCTATCGGTGTATCTAACTTTACCATTGAACAACTTAAAGATGCGAATAGTGACGGCTATGTAGATGTGCTTCAATCCCATTATAATCTGTTGCAACGGGAAGCTGAGAAGGATCTGCTGCCTTATACTAAGGAAAATGGCATTTCGTTTGTGCCGTATTTCCCGCTAGCTTCTGGACTGCTAGGTGGTAAGTATACGAAAGACATGACCTTCACGGACATCAGAGCGAAAGATCCATTGTTTCAGGGAGATGCATTTGCCCGTAATTTGGACAAAGTGGAGCAGGTACGTGAGATTGCCAATGCGTTGAATGCAGAGGTTGCTCATGTGGTGCTTGCATGGTATTTGACCCGCGATTCGATTGATGCCCTCATTCCAGGCGCGAAGGGACCGGAGCAGGTTCTGGCGAATCTGAAAACGCTGAATGTCCAACTGAGTCAGGCGGATATCGAAAAGATTGACCACATTTTCAAATAA
- a CDS encoding carbohydrate ABC transporter permease, whose translation MKKHGLRWSRVFLYTVLIVGSLFCMFPFYWLVRSSMMDLSQIFLIPPKWIPEPFVFENFLQPFEELSFGRYFVNTFIVVAGTLVGVLLSSTISAYSFARMRWKGRDKVFAVLLSSMMLPFAVTLIPSFIGWQALGMVNSYVPLVLPSFFGGGVFNIFLLRQFYMTLPRELDEAVFVDGGNHFTIFTRIILPLSRSAILVIGLFTFLNTWNDFMGPLVYLNDESKFTLAIGLQQFQGIYSAQWGVLMAASLIVVLPAIILFAIGQKYFMEGIALTGIKG comes from the coding sequence ATGAAAAAACATGGCTTGCGTTGGAGCAGAGTTTTTCTCTACACAGTGCTCATTGTGGGGTCACTTTTTTGCATGTTTCCTTTTTACTGGCTGGTGAGAAGCTCCATGATGGATTTAAGTCAGATTTTTTTGATCCCGCCGAAATGGATTCCCGAGCCTTTTGTATTCGAAAATTTTTTACAGCCGTTTGAAGAGTTATCGTTTGGGCGCTATTTTGTGAACACATTTATCGTCGTTGCAGGTACTTTAGTGGGTGTACTTCTGTCGAGTACCATTTCTGCCTATAGCTTTGCGCGAATGAGATGGAAAGGAAGAGATAAGGTTTTTGCCGTGTTATTAAGCAGTATGATGCTGCCGTTTGCGGTCACGCTAATTCCGTCTTTTATTGGTTGGCAGGCATTAGGCATGGTTAATTCCTACGTTCCATTGGTATTACCTTCGTTTTTTGGTGGAGGCGTTTTTAACATTTTTTTGCTTAGACAATTTTACATGACTCTTCCGCGAGAGCTGGATGAAGCTGTATTTGTGGATGGAGGCAACCATTTTACGATCTTTACTCGCATTATTTTACCTTTGTCCCGGTCAGCGATTTTGGTCATCGGATTGTTTACATTTTTGAACACATGGAATGATTTTATGGGACCGCTCGTTTATCTTAATGATGAAAGCAAATTTACGTTGGCGATTGGGCTACAGCAGTTTCAGGGAATATATTCGGCGCAATGGGGTGTTTTGATGGCCGCTTCTTTAATTGTCGTGTTGCCAGCTATCATTCTTTTTGCCATAGGGCAGAAGTATTTTATGGAAGGCATTGCCTTAACGGGGATTAAGGGATAA
- a CDS encoding carbohydrate ABC transporter permease, producing MQSLSSIRKKENGLGWLFAAPAILGFVIFVLGPMIASLWFSLTDYKVASQARFIGLDNYVHLFDGTDQFFYKSLAVTFYYVFLSVPLQIIVAFFLAILLNQKVKGLAFFRTVFYLPTIVPLIASSMIWMWLFDPDLGLLNVVLRALHLPESQWIYSEGSVVPTLVLMSLWTVGGTMIIFLAGLQDIPRHYYEAIEIDGGSALHKLIYITIPLTSPTIFFNTIMGFIGGFQVFVQPYVMTQGGPNNSSLFYTFYLFREAFTFSNMGYACAIAWVLFIVVLTFTAFLFKTARKWVYYEGGGA from the coding sequence ATGCAATCGTTATCTTCTATTCGTAAGAAGGAAAATGGGTTGGGATGGCTTTTTGCCGCCCCTGCTATTCTGGGCTTTGTCATTTTTGTTCTGGGACCGATGATCGCTAGTCTCTGGTTCAGTCTTACCGATTACAAGGTTGCTTCACAGGCCCGTTTTATTGGTCTGGATAATTATGTACACTTATTTGACGGTACGGATCAATTTTTTTACAAATCCCTTGCGGTTACTTTTTATTATGTGTTTTTGAGTGTGCCCCTGCAAATTATAGTGGCTTTCTTTCTGGCCATATTGCTCAATCAAAAGGTAAAAGGTTTGGCTTTTTTCAGGACCGTTTTTTATCTGCCCACGATTGTCCCACTCATAGCATCGTCTATGATCTGGATGTGGCTGTTTGATCCGGACCTTGGCTTGCTGAATGTGGTGTTGCGTGCGCTGCATTTGCCCGAAAGTCAATGGATTTATAGTGAAGGGTCGGTAGTTCCTACACTGGTTTTAATGAGTTTGTGGACCGTTGGGGGAACAATGATTATTTTTCTGGCTGGCTTGCAGGATATACCTAGGCATTATTATGAAGCCATTGAAATTGACGGTGGTAGCGCTCTTCATAAGCTTATCTATATCACAATTCCATTGACATCGCCTACGATTTTCTTTAATACGATTATGGGCTTCATCGGTGGATTTCAGGTGTTTGTCCAGCCTTACGTCATGACTCAGGGTGGACCTAACAATTCTAGCTTATTCTATACATTTTATTTATTCCGCGAGGCATTTACTTTTTCGAATATGGGTTATGCCTGTGCGATTGCTTGGGTGCTCTTTATTGTAGTTTTAACATTCACTGCCTTTCTGTTCAAGACAGCCCGAAAATGGGTGTATTACGAAGGTGGGGGGGCATGA
- a CDS encoding ABC transporter substrate-binding protein gives MLKRKLWIVCMCLIVGLMSACSSNESSKPVDLQGHEQVTLTYASWGSTNEKKVQQEIAKKFTEKYPWIKINYMHIPGDYVTKLTTMFAANQAPDVFPIYKAQALQWAEQGKLYNLNEFLKEDKELTKESLIPNSVIYWDKDKVAGVKVTEEAFALYYNKDLFDEAGVALPPVKAEEAWTWEQFLETAQKLTIDKAGNNALSPNFDASNIKQYGVRFDTWMWHLLVPSNNVSVISDKGDSLNLENPDVIEAVQKMADLINVYHVAPSPTQSKNIPSPAVALQSKRVAMDLDGQWVQLDLGESKVNFGVGVLPKLKSSKTILFGEPEVISAKTKHPKEAWMFYKFLLDAESGLDMHSSGLWMPVMKKWYTEPDLISKWADVKPGHADGYRDAVMIQTLHNGVNSYDYYLKNSEKINAIINPALDQVWLGKKTVEQAFKEVSAKANAEFKGTYPKK, from the coding sequence ATGTTAAAACGAAAGTTATGGATCGTCTGCATGTGCTTGATCGTTGGACTTATGTCAGCCTGTAGTTCAAATGAGAGCAGCAAGCCAGTAGATTTGCAGGGGCACGAGCAAGTGACACTGACCTATGCCAGCTGGGGGAGCACCAATGAAAAGAAGGTTCAGCAGGAGATTGCCAAAAAATTCACAGAGAAATATCCGTGGATCAAAATCAACTATATGCACATCCCCGGGGATTACGTAACTAAATTAACGACGATGTTTGCCGCCAACCAGGCACCAGATGTATTTCCTATTTATAAAGCACAGGCTCTGCAATGGGCTGAACAAGGCAAACTATATAATTTAAATGAATTTTTGAAGGAGGATAAGGAGCTAACGAAGGAAAGCCTCATTCCTAATTCAGTTATCTATTGGGATAAGGATAAAGTGGCAGGGGTCAAGGTGACGGAGGAAGCCTTTGCGCTTTATTACAACAAGGATTTGTTTGATGAGGCTGGTGTTGCCTTGCCGCCAGTCAAAGCTGAAGAGGCTTGGACATGGGAACAGTTCTTAGAGACAGCACAAAAGCTCACCATTGATAAAGCGGGAAATAATGCGCTCAGCCCCAATTTTGATGCAAGTAACATCAAACAGTATGGAGTTCGGTTTGACACATGGATGTGGCACCTGCTAGTTCCTTCCAATAATGTAAGTGTTATTTCAGACAAAGGGGACTCGCTTAACCTTGAAAACCCTGATGTGATTGAAGCCGTGCAAAAGATGGCGGATCTGATCAACGTGTATCATGTGGCACCGTCGCCGACGCAGTCCAAAAATATTCCTTCTCCGGCCGTAGCATTGCAAAGCAAACGTGTAGCGATGGATCTGGATGGGCAGTGGGTCCAATTGGATCTTGGAGAATCGAAGGTGAATTTTGGTGTAGGCGTGTTACCCAAACTGAAAAGCAGTAAAACAATCCTGTTTGGTGAACCGGAAGTGATTTCTGCCAAAACCAAACATCCGAAAGAAGCGTGGATGTTTTATAAATTCTTGCTGGATGCTGAAAGCGGACTTGACATGCATTCCAGCGGATTGTGGATGCCTGTCATGAAAAAGTGGTACACCGAACCAGACTTGATTAGCAAATGGGCAGATGTCAAGCCAGGCCATGCGGATGGATATCGTGATGCAGTCATGATCCAAACGTTGCATAACGGTGTCAATTCTTACGACTACTATCTGAAAAACTCGGAAAAAATCAATGCGATTATTAACCCGGCGCTAGATCAGGTATGGCTGGGCAAGAAAACGGTGGAGCAAGCATTTAAGGAGGTTTCCGCCAAGGCGAACGCTGAATTTAAGGGAACATATCCGAAAAAATAA
- a CDS encoding sensor histidine kinase has product MRRVKYIYQKFLDSSFRTKLMLSYFLLSGFIVLILGFVYFETSARNITANVTDSVTSVLRSNNQLLDNKLTAIQKTVDMIPIDHDLLQTITDVDTTDSSSLLRTDRSITKILYRYFGNMEEVYASQIMTQKYAYGSTERMYIPVQPFYSSPLATTAVQAEGATKWIPAYSYADTFHQQDLKQGSYDFSSLFAVVKQLHLTALDDAGTFHTLPEGKEKPILILNFRPDLLKVGFEDYAARSGFAHLSYGMIHDNNGIVMSSDRQQQAGEPVADWLKKAITSEQGTKMVNVKGQSILLVYEAMKTTGWVSYIAIPMEDVLGHLSTIRTYTLFFLGIMMLIAVILAYLLSVYISKPITDMKQAMKVMEKGDFDIRIPERGYDELGDLVIRFNQMNEKIKDLIEENYKSRLRAKESELMALNLQLNPHFLYNTLTTMYWIALEHKQQELGQLIISLAEMLQITTRNKNDTWSLETDLNWLEKYIYIMQNRFENKFTVEYDIDPILLQMEVPKLFLQPFVENSIIHGFAEMESGGQIKITAWIETQLVCFKVEDNGLGIQEDHIRRIQAGEIRSTGIKNVDRRVRLLYGVALHSSEGKGTIVLIRIGETHRSNQMTPIQ; this is encoded by the coding sequence ATGCGCCGAGTCAAATATATATATCAAAAATTTTTGGACAGTAGCTTTCGTACGAAGTTGATGCTGTCCTATTTTTTGTTGTCTGGTTTTATCGTTTTGATCCTGGGCTTTGTCTACTTCGAAACTAGTGCGCGGAATATTACTGCAAACGTAACAGATAGTGTTACAAGTGTACTTCGAAGTAATAACCAGCTGCTGGATAACAAGCTGACAGCTATTCAAAAAACCGTAGATATGATTCCAATTGATCATGACCTTCTACAGACCATTACAGACGTGGATACTACGGATTCTTCATCGCTTTTACGAACTGATCGCAGTATTACGAAAATTTTGTACAGATACTTTGGCAATATGGAGGAAGTATACGCTTCTCAAATTATGACGCAAAAGTATGCATACGGAAGTACAGAGCGGATGTATATTCCCGTTCAGCCGTTTTATTCTTCTCCCTTGGCGACAACAGCGGTGCAAGCAGAGGGGGCTACCAAGTGGATTCCTGCCTATTCGTATGCCGACACCTTTCATCAGCAGGATTTAAAACAAGGTTCCTATGATTTTAGTTCTTTATTTGCTGTGGTTAAGCAGCTTCATTTGACTGCATTAGATGATGCTGGAACCTTTCATACGCTTCCTGAAGGCAAGGAAAAGCCTATACTTATATTGAATTTCCGGCCTGATTTGCTAAAGGTCGGTTTTGAAGATTATGCAGCCCGCAGCGGATTTGCACATCTATCCTACGGTATGATTCACGATAACAATGGGATAGTCATGAGTTCAGATCGACAGCAACAAGCGGGGGAGCCGGTGGCAGATTGGCTGAAGAAGGCCATTACTTCGGAACAAGGGACGAAAATGGTAAACGTTAAGGGTCAAAGCATATTACTGGTTTACGAAGCGATGAAGACGACGGGCTGGGTATCGTATATAGCCATTCCCATGGAAGATGTACTGGGACATCTGTCAACGATTCGTACCTACACCTTGTTTTTTTTAGGCATTATGATGCTCATTGCTGTTATCCTTGCTTATTTGCTGTCTGTATACATCAGTAAGCCCATTACAGATATGAAACAGGCGATGAAGGTAATGGAGAAGGGAGATTTTGATATTCGAATTCCTGAACGTGGCTATGATGAATTGGGGGACCTGGTGATCCGATTTAATCAAATGAATGAGAAAATTAAAGATTTGATCGAAGAAAATTACAAATCACGTCTGCGAGCTAAAGAGTCGGAGTTAATGGCACTTAATTTACAGCTTAATCCCCATTTTTTGTATAACACCTTAACGACAATGTATTGGATCGCACTAGAGCATAAACAACAGGAACTGGGCCAATTGATCATTAGTCTGGCGGAAATGCTGCAAATTACGACTCGAAACAAAAATGATACATGGAGCCTGGAAACCGATCTGAATTGGCTGGAAAAATACATTTACATTATGCAAAATCGCTTTGAGAACAAGTTCACGGTGGAATATGATATTGATCCCATTTTGCTTCAGATGGAGGTTCCCAAACTCTTCTTGCAGCCTTTTGTGGAGAATTCAATTATTCACGGTTTCGCCGAAATGGAATCAGGCGGTCAGATTAAGATCACAGCCTGGATCGAAACGCAATTGGTGTGTTTTAAAGTCGAGGATAATGGATTAGGAATTCAAGAAGATCATATACGCCGAATTCAAGCTGGAGAAATCCGGTCAACAGGCATTAAAAATGTAGACAGAAGAGTGCGGCTGTTATATGGGGTTGCACTCCACTCGTCAGAAGGCAAGGGAACAATTGTCCTGATCCGAATCGGAGAAACGCATAGATCTAATCAAATGACACCAATCCAATGA